The DNA segment aagttgtagatattaatgatttataaaactttgttgttgatgactttttcagttgaaatcatttaatatttaaaaatattatttgaagttgtcataatttgaaattcaaattttatatagttcaataaaactcggatggagaaatgaccaaaactaAAATGGTATATCTCAataagttctacaactttgtttctacaaatttttcataaaagttgatttattaTGTCTTTTGTGTGTTACTTCACAAtagtataataaaataaaaagaaaaaaaagggttaaaCAGAGATGGAATGAAGCTATGGGCCAgcccttttgctcctccctcgccgagaagtccattttgcctccctcctttcaattaatttcaaaatattaaaccttcgaatcgaattttatcataataaataaacttatgtgaaaaagttgtccaAAACAAAGTTGTATCATTTATTGAGATATCTACCTAtcttattttagttatttctccATCGgagtttgattgacctatataaaatttgaatttcaaattatgacaacttcaaataacatctttaaatactaaatgatttcaactgaaaaagtcatcaataacaaagttgtataactcgtcaatatctacaacttttgttttggtcattttgcgatatgactctgtttcaataatttgaatttgaatttcaaattatgacaacttcaaacaatattttgaaatactaaatgatttcaactgaaaaagtcatcaataacaaagttgtataactcattaatatctataacttttatttgggtcatttcttcatccaataaagtgatagtaacattgttcacaaattttacatatctctcttatagtttataaactataagagagatatgtaaaatttgtaaacaatgttacaaatcactttgtcagatgaagaaatgacctaaataaaagttatagatcttgatgagttataccactttgttattgattactttttcagttgaaatcatttattacttgtaaatattgtttgaagttgtcgtaatttgaaattcaaattcatactGTTCAACaaaaagtcatatagaaaaatgaccaaaacaaaagttgtaaatcttgataagttatacaactttgttgttgatgactttttcagttgaaatcatttattatttgaaaatattgtttgaagttgtcataatttgaaattcaaattttatatagtctaatcaaactcggatggagaaatgaccaaaagaaaaatggtagatctaaataagttatacaaatttgttttttacaacttttttaTACGAGTTGATTTAGTGCCATAAAAATTGATTCGAAATTTCAGATAAAAATTTCCCTCCTCACCACTTCAAAATATTTCAtctttcctccccctctctcccccctgatattttccccttctcctcactcctctccttcctctctctctcactctttctctcctctccctctctttctcttcctctctcggcGCGTGGGCGGCATGCGCGtgccggcggctggcggccgccgcgtcgtccttGTCGCTCGGGCTGCCCCCTCCGCGGCGAcgccgacctcgacgacgacgacgagtgggcggcgacgacaacgagtgggcgacgacgacgacgacgcgggtggtggcggcggcgccgaccccgacgacgacgacgagggggcggcgacacgggcctcgtcccgccggatccggcggcggcgggcctcgtACCGCCCGGATCCGGAGGCCGGagagggcggcgggagcgggggcggccggcggcgggagcgggggaTCCGGTGGCGGCACGGCGGATCCGGCTCGGGCGCGGCGACGATGACCTCcctgcggcgacgacgacggcggcgggcggcggcggcaaggtcgggcgcggcggatccggcgcggtggcgagcggcggcggcaagctcgGGCGCGGTGACGACGACCTCCCCACGGCGATGACGAccttggcgacgacgacggcggcgggcggtggcggcgaggtcgggcgcggcggatccggcgcggtagcgagcggcggcggcgagctcgggtaTACACCCTGACTCTTGCCTCTATATTATGCTC comes from the Oryza glaberrima chromosome 9, OglaRS2, whole genome shotgun sequence genome and includes:
- the LOC127784536 gene encoding uncharacterized protein LOC127784536; its protein translation is MATELAAAARYRAGSAAPDLAATARRRRRRQGRHRRGEVVVTAPELAAAARHRAGSAAPDLAAAARRRRRRRREVIVAAPEPDPPCRHRIPRSRRRPPPLPPPSPASGSGRYEARRRRIRRDEARVAAPSSSSSGSAPPPPPASSSSSPTRCRRRPLVVVVEVGVAAEGAARATRTTRRPPAAGTRMPPTRRERKRKRGRGEKE